In one Desertibacillus haloalkaliphilus genomic region, the following are encoded:
- a CDS encoding RsfA family transcriptional regulator: MTNKKKRSDSWTHEDDLMLAETVLRHIRTGSTQLRAFAEVGEKLERSSSACGFRWNHTVRKQYKSAMELAKTHRNKLIKRKKANDSDQEEDIVQTEIDEATTINSDNNVTFTATTNDKTFSTINIEGLTEEQASLVNQIIENLVKTEREEDRKKRLNELEEENKVLKKQLKDMKQEYDEIKEDYEGFMKIIGRAQRRGILEKSDNNIKENA; encoded by the coding sequence ATGACTAATAAGAAAAAAAGAAGTGATAGCTGGACACATGAAGATGATTTAATGCTAGCCGAAACGGTATTGCGACATATACGAACAGGAAGTACTCAATTACGTGCGTTTGCAGAAGTGGGAGAAAAACTAGAAAGAAGTTCATCCGCATGTGGTTTTCGTTGGAATCACACGGTTCGCAAACAGTATAAATCGGCGATGGAATTAGCGAAAACGCATCGAAACAAATTGATAAAACGTAAAAAGGCGAATGATAGTGATCAAGAAGAGGACATCGTTCAAACAGAAATAGATGAGGCAACTACGATCAACAGCGATAATAACGTTACGTTTACCGCTACAACTAATGATAAAACATTTTCAACGATCAATATAGAAGGATTAACGGAAGAACAGGCCTCACTTGTGAATCAGATCATTGAGAATCTCGTAAAAACTGAACGAGAGGAAGACAGAAAGAAACGGTTGAATGAGTTAGAAGAAGAAAACAAAGTACTTAAGAAACAACTAAAAGATATGAAGCAAGAGTACGATGAGATTAAAGAAGACTATGAAGGGTTTATGAAAATTATAGGTAGAGCACAACGTAGAGGGATTCTAGAAAAAAGCGACAACAACATAAAAGAGAATGCTTAA
- a CDS encoding phosphoadenosine phosphosulfate reductase domain-containing protein codes for MDKIQVIKEHLREIYLLDKKEWMLMISYGKDSSFLATLVCEMLEDLPTHQRNKKVHFITSDTLAETPMMSDFVRRSNQSVNDYAMANKLPMVGHLVYPDVENDYFYQTLAKGNPTPVSNLGRWCTSRLKQKPTQQKIQEILSQLDRSVEMVELNGEVDEYDCYMLLGVREEESARRKSSIEKHQIDDSFSRHSDYPNQIRVYNPIRFVTSDELWFYLAERHIFPWGIEVQDMQIQYGENFLECGIQHSSQQESSCGSKNSRSGCWTCSMVKKDKMLYQLIDEGYSDMEYLLEWKETMMQLRNDIRYREPVKRNKVKQQQKRLNHQRDNQHMDLFSSVVDTNVSHYFENKKLREYDTYDRANDTEYEPGSLAIQGRKLMLQKLLYIQEVIGQTLIRDEVVHAIIETWQDEGYNLSLEDCPAQDFTYDGALVLEGDGSLNIRETTNPYPVFTLNRDFSQGRDELIEYLNDRKKKKNESIYYFLSNVDMGEKEQFAWNVGIFVICHRDIQTEEQANQYLDDWIYEPQVPNEPPMDWDAFAKRYYDAARELVKDPEYDIESLQKINQILVTLGYETVKPYRKDNDMDYCVDLLEII; via the coding sequence ATGGACAAAATACAGGTGATTAAAGAACATTTAAGAGAGATTTATTTACTAGATAAAAAAGAATGGATGTTGATGATTTCATACGGGAAAGACTCTAGCTTTCTAGCTACATTGGTTTGTGAAATGTTAGAGGACTTGCCAACCCATCAAAGGAATAAAAAGGTGCATTTTATTACATCGGATACCTTAGCGGAAACACCAATGATGAGTGATTTTGTTCGTCGTAGCAATCAATCGGTGAATGACTATGCAATGGCTAATAAACTGCCTATGGTTGGACATTTAGTTTACCCTGATGTTGAGAACGACTATTTCTATCAGACGTTAGCCAAAGGGAATCCAACACCCGTTAGTAATTTAGGCAGATGGTGTACGAGCCGATTGAAACAGAAGCCGACGCAACAGAAGATACAAGAGATCTTGTCACAGTTGGATCGCTCGGTTGAAATGGTGGAACTTAATGGTGAAGTTGATGAGTACGATTGTTATATGCTACTAGGTGTACGAGAAGAAGAATCGGCAAGGCGCAAGTCATCTATTGAAAAGCATCAAATTGATGATAGTTTTTCACGTCATTCTGATTATCCGAATCAAATCCGAGTCTATAATCCTATTCGATTTGTGACATCTGACGAGCTTTGGTTTTATCTGGCTGAACGCCACATCTTTCCTTGGGGGATCGAAGTTCAAGACATGCAGATTCAATATGGTGAGAACTTTCTTGAGTGTGGCATTCAACATAGTTCACAGCAGGAATCATCTTGTGGTTCGAAAAATTCAAGAAGCGGTTGTTGGACGTGTAGCATGGTGAAGAAAGATAAAATGCTCTATCAGCTGATTGATGAGGGGTACTCGGATATGGAGTATTTACTAGAATGGAAAGAGACGATGATGCAACTCCGAAACGATATTCGTTACCGTGAGCCTGTCAAACGTAATAAGGTGAAACAGCAGCAGAAACGGTTGAACCATCAGCGTGATAACCAGCATATGGATCTGTTTTCAAGTGTTGTTGATACGAATGTATCTCATTACTTTGAAAATAAAAAGCTTCGCGAATATGACACTTATGATCGTGCTAATGATACAGAGTACGAACCAGGATCATTAGCGATCCAAGGCAGAAAGTTGATGTTGCAAAAGTTGCTTTATATTCAAGAGGTTATTGGTCAAACGTTGATACGTGATGAAGTTGTACACGCAATTATAGAGACGTGGCAAGACGAGGGTTACAACCTATCGTTGGAAGATTGTCCAGCTCAAGACTTCACCTATGATGGTGCATTAGTTCTTGAAGGTGACGGATCGTTAAATATAAGGGAAACAACGAATCCTTATCCTGTTTTTACGTTAAATCGTGATTTCTCACAGGGACGTGACGAGTTGATCGAATACCTAAATGATAGAAAGAAGAAAAAGAACGAGAGTATTTATTACTTCCTCTCTAATGTTGATATGGGAGAGAAAGAACAATTCGCATGGAACGTCGGCATATTTGTCATTTGTCATCGTGATATCCAAACAGAAGAACAAGCAAATCAATACCTTGATGATTGGATCTATGAACCGCAAGTGCCGAATGAACCCCCAATGGATTGGGATGCATTTGCCAAGCGTTATTACGATGCTGCTAGGGAGTTAGTGAAAGACCCAGAGTATGATATAGAGAGCTTACAGAAGATTAATCAAATACTGGTGACATTAGGATACGAAACGGTAAAACCGTATCGCAAAGACAATGATATGGATTACTGTGTTGATTTGTTGGAGATTATATAA
- a CDS encoding DUF6036 family nucleotidyltransferase, translated as MKKFRTSRDVVENLINLDYELSNMNISQKIEIVIFGGTAILLRDSNRFTSDIDAIINLEKEDLRVRKVLHQFSVNENMRSVMEVPPFEDFYPRSVPLSIPLKNLVVRVPIVEDLIISKLFSSRQSEQDEKDLIETELLDQANMNKLWDMYEEYKKDVFFPMNRYNSLENILEKRNEFKKRKK; from the coding sequence ATGAAGAAATTTAGAACTTCTAGAGATGTAGTCGAAAATTTAATCAATCTAGATTATGAGTTATCGAATATGAATATCTCACAAAAAATCGAGATTGTTATTTTTGGGGGGACTGCAATATTGTTAAGGGATAGTAATCGTTTTACAAGTGATATAGATGCTATCATTAACCTAGAAAAAGAAGACTTACGGGTACGTAAAGTATTACATCAGTTCTCTGTAAATGAAAATATGAGAAGTGTAATGGAAGTTCCTCCATTTGAAGATTTTTATCCTAGGTCGGTACCTTTAAGTATTCCTCTTAAAAATTTAGTCGTTCGTGTACCAATAGTTGAGGACTTAATTATCTCTAAATTATTTTCTAGTCGTCAATCTGAGCAGGATGAAAAAGATTTGATTGAAACAGAATTGTTGGATCAAGCAAATATGAATAAATTATGGGATATGTATGAAGAATATAAAAAAGATGTATTTTTTCCAATGAATCGGTATAATAGTCTTGAGAACATATTAGAAAAGCGTAACGAATTTAAAAAACGAAAGAAGTGA